Proteins from a single region of Drosophila biarmipes strain raj3 chromosome 3R, RU_DBia_V1.1, whole genome shotgun sequence:
- the LOC108024806 gene encoding juvenile hormone esterase, giving the protein MLRLYIVELLVLLASSSVLSIEVDTDLGRVRGANLTSRLGSTFHAFRGIRYAEPPLGDLRFLNPLPVKPWSPKTFDATEDGPMCPQPWDNMTDVSEDCLRLNVYTKDLKARRPVIVFLHPGGFYVFSGQSKYLAGPEHFMDRDCVLVALNYRLGSLGFLATGTKEAPGNAGMKDQVQALRWIQQHIHRFGGDPGSVTLLGYSAGSISVALHMLSPMSRGLFHRGICMSAAPYGPVQYQSNDLRLAKRQAVLLKCPQEPVREMVNCMRQKPYLDYVSTYNGMFEFGWNPVLNWRIVVEEDFGQERYLIESPFKTVRKGDFYKVPIITGITEFEFLSGAFFDLRNESIVSKYNQEWEQYAPISLIFERNSSQSRVASRVLREKYMPESKNKLEYPKSLKGMGELYSDALIGVSFHRFLELMAPHTPIYTYLFRYKGRYSFLKNPDNQEAMGPVHHDELLYLFHVGLLTPLLKREEPENFMIELLTRMWFEFAQKGNPHNKNDAYLKDLNWPLYNSQNKPYLEIGTNLTAKTGGFFLDRYHIWEELFPLSSFF; this is encoded by the exons ATGCTGAGGTTATACATAGTAGAACTGCTGGTTCTACTGGCCAGTTCATCGGTTTTGTCCATCGAAGTGGACACTGATTTGGGACGAGTGCGCGGTGCTAATCTGACCTCCAGATTGGGTTCGACCTTCCATGCCTTTCGCGGCATTCGCTATGCCGAGCCGCCCTTGGGAGATCTGCGATTTTTGAATCCCCTGCCCGTTAAACCCTGGTCCCCGAAAACCTTTGATGCCACTGAAGATGGACCGATGTGCCCGCAACCGTGGGATAATATGACCGATGTATCCGAGGACTGTTTGCGGCTGAATGTGTATACAAAGGACTTGAAGGCCCGTCGTCCGGTAATAGTGTTCCTGCATCCTGGAGGCTTCTATGTCTTCTCCGGGCAGAGTAAGTATCTAGCCGGACCTGAGCATTTTATGGATCGCGATTGTGTGCTGGTGGCGCTTAATTACCGCCTGGgtagcttgggtttcctggccACTGGAACTAAGGAGGCCCCTGGCAATGCGGGGATGAAGGATCAGGTCCAGGCATTGCGCTGGATCCAGCAGCACATCCATCGATTTGGTGGTGACCCCGGAAGTGTTACCCTTTTGGGTTACAGTGCGGGTAGCATCAGCGTAGCTCTCCACATGCTGTCGCCCATGTCGCGGGGTCTCTTCCATCGAGGCATCTGCATGAGTGCTGCGCCATATGGACCAGTTCAGTATCAGAGCAATGATCTTCGACTGGCCAAACGACAGGCTGTATTGTTGAAGTGTCCCCAGGAACCGGTCAGGGAAATGGTCAACTGTATGAGACAAAAACCATACCTGGATTATGTGAGCACCTACAATGGCATGTTCGAGTTTGGCTGGAATCCCGTTCTCAACTGGAGAATCGTTGTCGAGGAGGATTTCGGCCAGGAACGCTACCTTATCGAGAGTCCCTTCAAAACAGTTCGAAAAGGCGACTTTTACAAGGTTCCTATTATCACCGGCATTACTGAGTTTGAATTCCTGTCTGGAGCATTTT TTGATCTGCGAAATGAAAGCATTGTCAGCAAGTACAATCAGGAGTGGGAACAATACGCTCCTATTTCCCTGATTTTCGAACGCAACTCTTCTCAATCGCGAGTTGCCAGTCGAGTTTTAAGGGAAAAATATATGCCAGAGAGTAAGAACAAACTGGAGTACCCGAAATCCCTCAAGGGTATGGGAGAACTGTACAGTGATGCCTTGATTGGGGTGTCCTTCCATCGGTTTCTGGAGTTGATGGCTCCCCACACACCTATTTACACCTATCTGTTTCGGTACAAGGGTAGATATAGCTTTTTGAAAAATCCAGATAACCAGGAAGCCATGG GCCCCGTTCATCATGATGAGCTCCTATATCTATTCCACGTGGGACTTTTGACTCCTCTATTAAAACGAGAGGAACCCGAAAACTTCATGATTGAGCTATTGACTCGCATGTGGTTTGAATTTGCTCAAAAAGG tAATCCCCACAATAAGAACGATGCATACCTGAAAGATCTGAACTGGCCCCTGTACAATTCGCAAAATAAACCTTATTTGGAAATCGGTACCAATCTTACCGCAAAAACTGGAGGCTTCTTTCTGGATCGCTATCATATCTGGGAAGAATTATTCCCTCTGTCTAGTTTTTTCTGA
- the LOC108024814 gene encoding UDP-glycosyltransferase UGT5, with protein sequence MKPTSGQTSFLALLLLGLLSCVSAYNYLMVLHTAARSHYHVGSALAKGLASAGHQVTIVSPFELKKPIKNIKDVTAKSITAYMQGRMNNLLDSSKQPIIKQIVDFHEMGIVITELLLTEPSVLELMKSNQTFDAVISEVFLNEAHFGLAEHFKAPLIGVGTFGAISWNTDLVGSPSPPSYVPSALLKFNDHMTLVERVGNLAFLTYEYIFLNYFYLPRQELLYHKYFPNNKQDFYEMRKNTALVLLNQHVSLSFPRPYSPNMIEVGGMHINRKRQPLPKDIQEFIEGAEHGVIYFSMGSNLKSKTLPLEKRQALIDTFAQLKQRVLWKFEDTNLPGKPANVFISDWFPQDDILAHDNVIAFITHGGLLSTTESIYHRKPFVGIPIFGDQFLNMARAEQNGYGVTVHYAELTAPKLLEAIQRLINDPEATKKVRDMSDRYRDQQQTPLERAVFWVEHVTRHKGARYLRSASQDLNFIQYHNLDAMLILYGGIIFVLYCIFKLIRLVFRLLQELFIKKESPKQKKKAKQN encoded by the exons ATGAAACCAACATCTGGGCAAACGAGTTTTCTGGCCCTGCTGTTGCTCGGCCTGCTGAGCTGCGTGTCTGCCTACAACTACCTGATGGTGCTCCACACCGCCGCCCGATCCCATTACCATGTGGGATCCGCCCTGGCCAAGGGATTAGCCAGCGCGGGACATCAGGTGACCATTGTCTCGCCATTCGAGTTGAAGAAACCCATCAAGAACATCAAAGATGTGACGGCCAAGAGtatcacagcatatatgcaaG GAAGAATGAACAACTTGCTCGACTCCTCCAAGCAACCCATTATAAAGCAGATTGTTGACTTCCATGAGATGGGCATAGTAATAACCGAGTTGCTGCTGACGGAACCCTCTGTGCTGGAGCTGATGAAATCGAATCAGACCTTCGACGCGGTGATATCCGAGGTTTTCCTCAACGAAGCCCACTTCGGACTGGCAGAGCACTTCAAGGCCCCGCTTATAGGTGTGGGTACTTTTGGCGCCATCAGCTGGAACACAGATCTG GTGGGATCTCCTTCACCTCCATCGTATGTTCCCAGTGCGCTGCTCAAGTTTAATGACCACATGACCCTCGTAGAGCGAGTGGGCAATCTGGCCTTCCTGACCTACGAATATATCTTCCTAAACTACTTCTATCTGCCAAGGCAGGAGCTTCTCTACCACAAGTACTTCCCCAACAACAAGCAGGACTTTTACGAGATGCGCAAGAACACGGCTTTGGTATTGCTCAACCAACATGTATCGCTCAGTTTTCCCCGACCCTACTCACCCAATATGATCGAAGTGGGCGGTATGCACATCAACCGCAAGCGCCAACCTCTGCCCAAGGACATTCAGGAGTTCATTGAGGGCGCCGAGCATGGCGTTATATACTTCTCCATGGGTTCCAATCTGAAGAGCAAAACACTTCCCCTGGAGAAACGTCAGGCACTGATCGACACCTTCGCCCAGCTGAAACAGCGGGTTCTGTGGAAATTCGAGGACACTAACCTGCCCGGAAAACCTGCTAATGTCTTCATTTCGGACTGGTTCCCCCAGGACGACATTCTGGCCCATGATAATGTGATAGCCTTTATTACCCATGGCGGTCTGCTGAGCACCACGGAATCGATTTACCACCGCAAACCCTTCGTGGGCATTCCCATCTTTGGCGATCAGTTCTTGAATATGGCACGCGCCGAACAGAATGGTTATGGAGTGACGGTTCATTACGCGGAATTGACAGCTCCCAAACTTTTGGAGGCCATTCAGCGATTAATTAACGATCCGGAGGCCACCAAGAAGGTGCGCGACATGTCCGACAGATACCGCGATCAGCAGCAGACCCCCTTGGAGCGCGCTGTTTTCTGGGTGGAGCACGTTACCCGGCACAAGGGTGCCAGGTATCTGAGGAGCGCCTCTCAGGATCTGAACTTCATTCAGTACCACAATCTGGATGCCATGCTAATCCTTTATGGAGGCATTATCTTCGTTCTATATTGCATTTTCAAGCTGATCCGTTTAGTGTTTCGATTATTGCAGGAATTGTTTATTAAGAAAGAAAGCCCCAAGCAGAAAAAGAAAGCTAAGCAGAATTAA
- the LOC108024782 gene encoding UDP-glucosyltransferase 2 → MASPNILVPKSILLLVALLPGFLEGARILALLPIPSHSHYYHALPYLKSLASLGHEITSVSPFQSKESVNNIHDIYVPELFENIEELIHSLSTAKSTWADNEYINNYNLELVKKVLNNDGVRREILKPGKAQFDLIIADLWRLDALFGLAAYFDAPIIGIASYGTDWKIDELVGNVSPMSYLQSPSIYWHDLQTYGGRLAHFVDRSIAWINWKWRHEQKHQALYRKYFPKIADKRPLSEISKNFALILVNQHFTLAPPRPYAPNVIEVGGMHINQEPKALAKDIEDFIQGAGEEGVIYFSLGSNVRSNNLAEDRKKILIETFASLPQRILWKFEDEELPEKPSNVLISKWFSQQDILAHPKVKLFITHGGLQSTVECIHHGKPMLGLPFFYDQFRNMEHIKRQGQGLVLNYRDMTGEEFKDAILRLLTERSFDISARTTAARYRDQPVSPLETAIWWTHYVLRHKGAKYMRVAGRELDFFTYHSLDVLGTFLLGFLLVLAIVVFCVIKLVKIVLRKNNNTKKRKQKAN, encoded by the exons ATGGCCAGTCCTAATATATTGGTTCCGAAATCAATCCTTTTGTTGGTGGCCCTTCTGCCTGGTTTTTTGGAAGGAGCCCGCATCCTGGCCTTGTTACCCATACCCAGCCATTCGCACTACTATCACGCTCTTCCCTACCTAAAAAGCTTGGCCTCTTTGGGCCATGAAATTACCTCTGTAAGTCCGTTTCAATCGAAGGAATCTGTGAATAATATTCACGACATTTATGTTCCGGAGCTATTCGAAAACATTGAGG AACTTATACATTCTTTAAGCACGGCCAAGAGCACGTGGGCAGACAATGAATACATCAACAACTACAATCTTGAACTTGTAAAAAAAGTGCTGAACAATGACGGAGTGCGTCGAGAGATTCTGAAGCCAGGAAAGGCTCAGTTCGACCTGATAATTGCGGATCTTTGGCGACTAGATGCTCTCTTTGGCTTGGCAGCCTACTTCGATGCCCCAATAATTGGAATCGCTTCATATGGAACCGACTGGAAGATTGACGAGCTAGTGGGTAATGTATCACCGATGTCATACCTCCAGTCCCCGTCCATTTACTGGCACGATCTTCAAACCTACGGCGGTCGTCTGGCGCACTTTGTGGATCGCTCAATTGCCTGGATTAATTGGAAGTGGCGTCATGAGCAGAAACATCAGGCCCTGTACAGGAAGTACTTCCCGAAAATTGCCGACAAGCGGCCTTTGTCGGAGATATCCAAAAATTTCGCCTTGATTTTGGTAAATCAACATTTTACATTGGCTCCACCACGGCCTTATGCACCGAACGTAATCGAGGTGGGAGGTATGCACATTAATCAGGAACCGAAAGCTTTAGCCAAGGACATAGAGGACTTTATCCAAGGAGCTGGCGAGGAGGGAGTAATATACTTTTCCCTCGGCTCGAATGTTAGGAGCAATAATCTGGCAGAGGATCGCAAGAAAATATTGATTGAAACCTTCGCCAGTCTGCCACAGCGTATCCTGTGGAAATTCGAGGATGAGGAGTTGCCAGAGAAACCATCGAATGTTTTAATTAGCAAATGGTTCTCGCAACAGGACATCCTGGCCCACCCGAAAGTGAAGCTATTCATAACACACGGAGGCTTGCAGAGCACCGTGGAATGTATTCACCATGGTAAACCTATGCTGGGACTGCCATTCTTCTATGATCAGTTCAGGAATATGGAGCATATCAAACGACAGGGTCAAGGTTTGGTGCTGAACTACAGGGATATGACAGGCGAGGAGTTCAAGGACGCCATCCTGCGCCTGCTGACAGAAAGGAGTTTCGATATTTCGGCGAGAACAACTGCTGCCCGATACCGGGACCAACCCGTGAGTCCTTTGGAAACGGCAATCTGGTGGACTCACTACGTCCTGCGTCACAAGGGTGCGAAATATATGCGGGTTGCTGGCAGGGAATTGGACTTCTTCACCTATCACAGCCTGGATGTCTTGGGCACTTTTCTACTAGGCTTTTTGCTGGTCCTTGCCATAGTTGTCTTTTGTGTGATTAAGTTAGTGAAGATTGTCCtgcgaaaaaataataatacaaaaaaacgaAAGCAGAAggctaattaa
- the LOC108024843 gene encoding UDP-glucosyltransferase 2, giving the protein MAKICSGTGLGLLLFGLVLLLSATADEGVQSSRILAVFPFPGRSQYIFAEQYLKELAQRGHNVTVINTFGSDKAEPNFRVIGARKIHEIMAAFGDMVYNQAASKWKVLSMTTEFLNLLTTSVLDDPAVKDLLNSKESFDLVIMETVQTEALFGLAQHFGAQTIGISSYGTDTHIDELMGNISPLSFNPMLLSSRTERMDFEERLRNVGEALLMWLHKRIVHLPTQRDLYAKYFPNARISLEEVLDSFSLMLLGQHFSLSYPRPYLPNMIEVGGLHLQQQRKVQPLPQELEDFVKQSSQGVIYFSMGSNIKSVDLPPATRKVLMETFASLPQRVLWKFEVDQLPEKPSNVFISKWFPQPDILAHPNVRLFITHGGLLSTIESIYFGKPVLGLPVFYDQHLNVQRAKKAGYGLSADIWSANATELTSLIQELLSKPSYAEAAQSKSKLFRDQKETALERAIWWTEYVLRHKGANHLRCTSRDLDFIQLHGLDTCGLIIAFAVAFLLSFVTALNCLVRGLRHIIYKLFKGSSKLKTQ; this is encoded by the exons ATGGCTAAAATATGTTCTGGCACTGGTCTGGGCCTTCTGCTATTTGGCCTGGTATTGCTGTTAAGCGCCACTGCCGACGAAGGGGTTCAAAGTTCCCGCATCTTGGCCGTGTTTCCCTTCCCCGGCCGATCGCAGTACATATTTGCCGAGCAGTATCTCAAGGAACTGGCCCAAAGAGGTCATAATGTCACCGTGATCAATACATTCGGCAGCGATAAAGCCGAACCAAACTTTCGAGTGATTGGTGCCAGAAAAATTCACGAAATAATGGCAG CATTTGGAGACATGGTCTACAACCAGGCGGCTAGTAAATGGAAAGTCTTGTCAATGACCACGGAGTTCCTGAATCTTCTGACCACCAGTGTTCTGGATGATCCAGCTGTAAAGGATTTGCTGAACAGCAAGGAGAGTTTCGATCTGGTTATCATGGAAACGGTTCAAACCGAGGCGCTCTTCGGCTTAGCCCAACATTTCGGTGCCCAGACCATAGGAATCTCATCCTACGGCACAGATACCCACATCGATGAGTTGATGGGCAATATATCACCATTATCCTTTAATCCCATGCTGCTTTCATCGCGAACAGAGCGAATGGATTTCGAGGAACGTCTGCGGAATGTGGGGGAGGCTTTACTAATGTGGCTGCACAAAAGGATTGTTCATCTGCCCACTCAGCGGGATTTGTATGCCAAATACTTTCCAAATGCTAGGATATCTCTAGAAGAAGTTTTGGATAGCTTTTCACTTATGCTGCTGGGACAGCACTTTTCACTAAGCTACCCACGACCCTATTTGCCCAATATGATTGAGGTTGGGGGCCTTCATTTACAACAGCAGCGAAAGGTTCAGCCTTTACCGCAGGAACTAGAGGATTTCGTAAAGCAATCATCTCAAGGAGTAATATATTTCTCCATGGGTTCTAATATCAAGAGCGTTGACCTACCGCCAGCCACTCGTAAAGTCCTAATGGAAACCTTTGCCAGTCTGCCTCAGCGGGTTTTGTGGAAGTTCGAGGTCGATCAGCTGCCGGAAAAGCCATCGAATGTGTTTATTAGCAAGTGGTTCCCCCAACCTGATATCCTGGCCCATCCTAATGTGAGGCTCTTCATCACCCACGGTGGTTTGTTGAGCACCATCGagagtatttattttggaaagCCCGTCTTGGGCCTGCCAGTTTTCTACGATCAGCACTTGAATGTTCAGAGGGCCAAGAAGGCGGGCTATGGCCTTAGTGCGGATATATGGAGTGCCAATGCCACAGAACTCACTTCTCTGATCCAGGAGCTGCTGAGTAAGCCCAGCTATGCCGAAGCAGCTCAAAGTAAGTCCAAGTTATTCCGCGATCAGAAGGAAACTGCTTTGGAGCGAGCCATTTGGTGGACAGAATACGTTTTGAGGCACAAGGGCGCCAACCACTTGAGATGTACCTCCCGGGATCTGGACTTTATCCAGCTTCATGGTCTCGACACCTGTGGTCTGATCATCGCATTCGCAGTTGCGTTCCTACTGAGCTTCGTGACTGCACTGAACTGCCTTGTAAGGGGTCTCAGACATATCATCTACAAGCTCTTTAAGGGGTCTAGTAAATTGAAGACCCAGTAA
- the LOC108024319 gene encoding UDP-glycosyltransferase UGT5-like, giving the protein MFFSLRMMLFFVLLFLLPGLLEAARILALFPIPSQSHYYHALPYLKRLGSLGHDITSVTPFPSKEPINNLHDIPVPEVFHSFDELLKAMTTPKNTWEFFEVTNEFVYNITKVVFDNEEVRRKILSPGRGQFDLVIVDMWKYDALYGLAAYLETPIIGMAPCGTDWKIDEMVGNPSPMSYLQSPSTDFYDLDSYVGRLGHFAERSVSWINWHWRYKNKHEALYKKYFPRIADKQPLSEISQSFALILVNQHFTLGPPRPYVPNIIDVGGMHINQEPRTLPKDLEDFIQGSGEHGVIYFSLGTNVRSKNLAEDRRKILIETLATLPQRILWKFEDEDLPDKPPNVLISKWFPQEDILAHPKVKLFITHGGMQSTIESVYHGKPMLGLPFFYDQLGNMEHIKKQGLGLALSYRDMTSGGFRVTILRLLTEKSFDVKAKIQSARFRDQSMRPLEKAIWWTHYVLRHQGAPHMRVAGRELDFFTYHSLDVLATFLVVPIMISLCLVKILKIIFQRAVKIGKRKHKVC; this is encoded by the exons atgtttttcagtCTGAGAATGATGTTGTTCTTTGTACTGCTTTTTCTACTACCTGGTTTGTTGGAAGCAGCTCGTATTCTTGCCTTGTTTCCCATACCAAGTCAATCGCATTATTATCATGCCTTACCGTATCTGAAACGTTTGGGCTCCTTAGGGCATGACATAACTTCTGTAACACCGTTTCCATCAAAAGAACCAATAAATAATCTACACGATATTCCCGTTCCGGAGGTATTTCACAGTTTTGATG AGTTATTAAAAGCTATGACAACACCAAAAAATACTTGGGAATTTTTCGAGGTAACCAATGAATTCGTGTACAACATTACAAAGGTGGTATTTGATAACGAGGAAGTGCGTCGAAAGATACTCAGCCCAGGAAGGGGTCAGTTTGATTTGGTCATTGTGGATATGTGGAAGTATGATGCTCTATATGGCTTGGCCGCCTATTTGGAGACACCAATCATCGGAATGGCCCCTTGCGGAACTGACTGGAAGATCGATGAAATGGTCGGCAATCCCTCACCAATGTCGTACCTCCAGTCTCCTTCCACTGACTTCTATGACTTGGATTCTTATGTGGGTCGTCTAGGACACTTTGCAGAACGCTCCGTTTCTTGGATAAACTGGCATTGGcggtataaaaacaaacatgaGGCCCtctataagaaatattttccgAGAATAGCTGACAAGCAGCCACTGTCTGAGATATCCCAAAGCTTTGCTTTGATTTTGGTAAATCAACATTTTACATTGGGTCCTCCCAGGCCATATGTTCCGAATATAATAGATGTGGGAGGTATGCATATTAATCAGGAACCAAGAACTTTGCCCAAGGACTTGGAGGACTTTATCCAGGGCTCTGGTGAGCACGGAGTAATATATTTCTCTCTTGGCACCAATGTAAGGAGCAAAAATCTGGCAGAGGATCGCAGGAAAATATTGATTGAAACCCTTGCCACTCTGCCACAGCGTATCCTGTGGAAATTTGAAGATGAGGACTTACCTGACAAACCACCAAATGTCTTAATTAGCAAATGGTTCCCTCAAGAGGACATCCTGGCCCATCCAAAAGTAAAACTCTTTATAACCCACGGAGGAATGCAGAGCACCATAGAAAGCGTTTACCATGGTAAACCTATGCTCGGGTTGCCCTTCTTTTACGATCAGCTTGGTAATATGGAACATATCAAAAAACAGGGGCTAGGTTTGGCTTTGAGCTACAGGGATATGACCAGCGGTGGCTTCAGGGTCACAATTCTCCGATTGCTGACGGAAAAGAGTTTTGATGTCAAGGCAAAAATACAATCAGCTCGATTTCGGGATCAATCCATGAGACCTCTGGAGAAGGCCATTTGGTGGACTCACTACGTCCTGCGTCACCAGGGAGCGCCTCATATGAGGGTGGCAGGAAGAGAGCTGGACTTCTTCACTTACCACAGCCTAGATGTCTTGGCTACTTTTTTAGTGGTTCCTATTATGATTTCCCTTTGCTTGGTTAAGattttaaagataatattCCAACGTGCTGTTAAGATAGGAAAAAGAAAGCACAAAGTTTGCTAA
- the LOC108024783 gene encoding UDP-glycosyltransferase UGT5, which translates to MLALQLGVLLLILPACLQAARILAVFPFPGPSQYINVVPYLKELASRGHQVTSINAFPQKKPVNNFRDIPIPEVFENYNDIINELNDPMNLWQENNFVNKFFVDVTRSVLTNKEVTETLLPPGKDHFDLIIVEALRSDAYYGFAAHFNAPIIGISTFGTDWNIDELVGNVSPLSYIPLVTAGLTDRMTFGERVTNFIDTTIAWLNYRLVHMPEQEKLYKKYFPVASKRVALTDLNRNFSLVLLNQHFSLSFPRPYVPNMIQVGGLHISHKPAPLPKDLEEFIQSSGEQGVIYFSLGSNVKSKDLPAERRELILKTFASLPQRVLWKFEDDKLPGKPSNVFISKWFPQPDILAHPKVRLFITHGGLLSTIESIHHGKPVLGLPFFYDQFLNVKRATQAGFGLGLDHKAMTQQEFKRTIERLVKEPKFAETARQISDRYRDQPMTPLETAIWWTEYVLRHKGAYHMRVAGQDLGFFAYHSLDVIGTLFAGALLVLSITLYVLWKIAKVAGCGNSKKKQKTH; encoded by the exons ATGCTGGCTCTTCAATTAGGTGTTCTGCTGCTGATACTGCCTGCTTGTCTTCAGGCTGCCAGAATTTTGGCCGTATTTCCGTTTCCAGGACCATCGCAGTACATCAATGTGGTACCCTATCTAAAGGAATTGGCTTCACGGGGTCACCAGGTGACCTCGATTAATGCCTTTCCGCAGAAGAAACCGGTGAATAACTTTAGAGATATTCCCATACCGGAAGTGTTTGAAAATTACAATG ATATCATAAATGAGCTGAACGATCCAATGAACTTGTGGCAGGAGAACAATTTCGTAAACAAATTCTTTGTGGACGTCACCCGCTCAGTTCTCACTAACAAGGAAGTGACCGAAACCCTTTTGCCTCCTGGAAAGGATCACTTTGATCTTATTATTGTGGAGGCTCTTCGCTCGGATGCCTACTACGGATTTGCGGCTCACTTTAATGCACCTATTATAGGCATTTCCACCTTTGGCACCGACTGGAATATTGATGAACTGGTTGGCAATGTATCACCTCTGTCGTACATTCCCCTGGTAACGGCGGGTCTTACGGATCGAATGACTTTCGGGGAGCGTGTGACTAACTTTATAGATACAACCATTGCCTGGCTCAACTATAGATTGGTGCATATGCCAGAGCAGGAGAAATTGTACAAGAAATACTTCCCCGTGGCCTCAAAAAGGGTTGCTCTCACCGATTTGAACAGGAATTTCTCCCTGGTGCTTCTCAATCAGCACTTTTCCCTGAGCTTTCCCAGGCCCTACGTTCCGAATATGATCCAGGTTGGCGGTCTGCATATATCCCACAAGCCTGCGCCTTTGCCCAAGGACTTGGAGGAGTTTATTCAGAGTTCCGGGGAGCAGGGCGTGATCTACTTCTCCCTGGGCTCCAATGTTAAGAGCAAGGATCTGCCGGCAGAGAGAAGGGAACTAATTCTGAAGACCTTTGCCAGTCTGCCCCAACGAGTACTGTGGAAATTTGAGGACGACAAGTTGCCTGGAAAGCCCTCCAATGTTTTCATCAGCAAATGGTTCCCTCAGCCGGATATCCTGGCCCACCCCAAGGTCAGGCTCTTCATCACCCACGGCGGCTTGCTGAGCACCATCGAGAGCATTCATCATGGGAAGCCCGTTTTGGGTCTGCCCTTCTTCTACGATCAGTTCTTGAATGTAAAGCGGGCAACGCAGGCAGGATTTGGATTGGGCTTGGATCATAAGGCAATGACCCAACAGGAATTTAAAAGGACTATCGAGCGGTTGGTCAAGGAGCCGAAATTTGCGGAGACGGCGAGGCAGATATCGGATCGATATCGGGATCAGCCCATGACTCCTCTTGAGACTGCCATCTGGTGGACAGAGTATGTTCTACGGCACAAGGGAGCTTACCATATGCGAGTGGCTGGCCAGGATTTGGGTTTCTTTGCCTACCACAGCTTGGATGTCATAGGAACCCTCTTTGCAGGAGCTCTCCTAGTTCTCTCAATCACTCTCTATGTTTTATGGAAAATTGCTAAGGTAGCTGGTTGTGGTAACTCAAAGAAAAAGCAAAAGACCCATTAG